In Spodoptera frugiperda isolate SF20-4 chromosome 28, AGI-APGP_CSIRO_Sfru_2.0, whole genome shotgun sequence, one genomic interval encodes:
- the LOC118265174 gene encoding cell adhesion molecule Dscam2 isoform X31, whose translation MSFIGFTALVALAAIGSVLCEDETIGPIFMKEPANRVDFSNTTGATVECAARGSPTPDIIWVRSDGTAVGDVPGLRQVQANGNLLFPPFRAEDYRQEVHAQVYACLARNSVGTIHSRDVNVRAVVNQFYEAEILTEYVIRGNAAVLKCSIPSFVADFVKVEAWIDEVGTEITHSEDLEGKYLVLPSGELHIRDVGPEDGYKSYQCRTKHRLTGETRLSATKGRLVITEPVGAKAPSFSTDSKGSIFVREIGQSFALLCQAQASPIPVFRWYKFVEGTTRKQPVTLDDRVKQVSGTLIIKEAKVEDSGKYLCVVNNSVGGESVETVLTVTAPLKATVEPATQTVDFGRPAVFTCRYEGNPVKTITWLKDGKDMKHHDATLRIESVKKEDKGMYQCFIRNDQESAGASAELKLGGRFEPPLIRHSFGEQTFRSGPSLRLKCVASGNPTPDIAWLLDGEKLTSGERLQIGQFVTADGNVESHLNISSVHTNDGGLYTCIASSKVGSASHAARVNVYGLPYVRPMKKRPVVAGDNLIVHCPVAGYPIDSIVWERDNRVLPINRKQKVFPNGTLVIENVERMSDEATYTCVAKNSQGYTAKGTLEVQVMVLPQIHPFTFGDEPANAGDTVGVQCMVTKGDTPVNITWHLNGKPTSDIQGITVTRIGHKSSSLSIDSVASVHTGIYTCSAANRAGYANYSTELAVNVPPRWIIEPTDKAFAQGSDAKVECKADGFPKPQVTWKRAEGDTPGDYKDLKPNNPNVKVEDGTLTIANIQKTNEGYYLCEAVNGIGSGLSAVILISVQAPPQFEIKMRNQTARRSEPAVLQCQAKGEKPIGIIWNMNNKRLEPKSDPRYTIREEILPGGVVSDLSIRRTERSDSALFTCVATNAFGSDDTSINMIIQEVPEAPYGLKVLDKSGRTVQLSWAAPYDGNSPIKKFLIEYKRAKGNWEKDIDRVLVPGDTTEAGVFSLRPATAYHIRIVAENELGTSEPSETVTIITAEEAPTGPPQDCKVDAVDKHTLRVTWKPPPPQDWNGDLQGYYVGYKLASSNKSFVFETVDISKESGKEHHLDILNLKTYTQYAIVVQAFNKMGSGPVSGEVRAYTAEGAPSAPPQDVLCTTLTAQTIRVSWVSPPLAAANGLIKAYKVIYGPSETWYDEKSKDTKITASSETILHGLKKFTNYSMEVLATTNGGDGVRSAPIHCQTEQDVPEAPRAVKALVMGQDSILVSWRPPAQPNGVVTHYNVYTQAQNAEPHPNKVPASQTSYSATELKAGRYDFWVTASTIIGEGQPSATASCSPSDKVPAKIASFDESFTATYKEDVKLPCLAVGVPPPNILWKVKGHPLEASERVRQLPEGSLQIAGVAREDAGEYSCHVDNQFGTDTVTHTLSVLAPPFPPQLSIASSSVSSLTLRLKPSVEVDQSPAAGYTIHYKQEFGDWETVQIPSTTDTYTLENLFCGSRYQLYVTAYNGIGTGEASDVVIARTRGSKPPVPRAADFIEVGSSSVTLHLKQWLDGGCPMSHFVVENKKKGAAEWNQISNAVKPGGNFVVLDLEPATWYVLRITAHNNAGFNVAEYEFATLTMTGGTIAPLPGNVGTDKELPPWVKAWLEPEVLVPILATIVVFIVGVVVICLTLARRNTPHRLRGQKDMYYDAVYNASQAALGGGGGTLDKRGGLRDELGYIAPPNRKLPPVPGSNYNTCDRVKRQAVIMGAHSTWDPRRHHYERVRRPRLRRAGSGDTASTGMEDEICPYATFHLLGFREEMDPSKALAFPHHHPAHAGTLAHPHPHHPAHSRAGSQSMPRANSRYARKNSQGGQSAIYSTAPEYDDPATCAEEDQYRARYSRPMYACGPEYDEPACCAPEDEQYTGAYGTPYSDHYGSRPSIAYVSGTRKCGGSPEPPPPPPRNANNDNNCSSSFNESKDSNEISEAECDQPRNYPVRAHTAKDGLHSEEMRKLIDRPEATTPIPQQAVHGRGLTAYDTVAV comes from the exons AGGGTAAATACTTGGTACTTCCATCTGGAGAATTGCATATTCGAGATGTCGGACCCGAGGATGGTTACAAATCATACCAATGTAGAACAAAGCACAGGCTTACTGGTGAAACCCGACTTTCTGCTACTAAGGGACGACTTGTCATTACCG AACCTGTTGGTGCAAAAGCTCCTTCTTTTTCGACCGATTCAAAGGGCAGTATATTCGTTAGAGAAATTGGACAAAGTTTTGCATTGCTCTGTCAGGCGCAAGCATCCCCTATTCCTGTATTTAG ATGGTACAAGTTCGTGGAAGGTACAACCAGGAAACAGCCTGTTACGCTCGATGATAGAGTAAAACAAGTATCAGGAACCTTGATTATCAAAGAGGCTAAAGTTGAAGACTCCGGCAAATATTTATGCGTTGTCAATAACTCCGTTGGTG GCGAGTCCGTAGAAACTGTCTTGACTGTAACCGCTCCGTTGAAAGCTACCGTTGAGCCAGCTACTCAGACCGTAGATTTTGGAAGGCCTGCCGTATTTACCTGCAGATATGAGGGTAACCCTGTTAAAACGATCACTTGGCTTAAGGACGGCAAGGACATGAAGCACCATGATGCTACCCTCAG gaTTGAATCGGTAAAGAAGGAAGACAAGGGCATGTATCAATGTTTCATTAGGAACGACCAAGAAAGTGCGGGAGCCAGCGCTGAGTTGAAATTGGGAGGCCGAT TCGAACCACCGCTGATCCGTCACAGCTTTGGAGAACAGACATTCCGTTCTGGCCCATCTCTACGTCTTAAATGCGTCGCATCTGGCAACCCTACCCCCGACATCGCGTGGCTCCTGGACGGCGAGAAACTGACCAGCGGAGAAAGACTTCAGATCGGACAATTTGTCACCGCTGACGGCAATGTTGAATCTCACTTGAACATTTCTTCTGTGCACACGAACGACGGCGGATTGTACACATGCATCGCATCCAGCAAG GTCGGCAGTGCTTCCCACGCGGCTCGCGTCAACGTCTACGGCTTACCCTACGTGCGACCCATGAAGAAACGTCCCGTGGTCGCTGGTGACAACCTCATCGTACACTGCCCCGTGGCCGGCTATCCGATTGACTCTATCGTTTGGGAACGAGACAACAG GGTACTCCCCATCAACCGCAAGCAGAAAGTTTTCCCTAACGGCACCCTCGTCATCGAGAACGTGGAGCGAATGAGCGACGAAGCGACCTACACCTGCGTGGCCAAGAACTCTCAGGGATACACCGCTAAGGGAACATTAGAAGTACAAGTCATGG TTTTACCCCAAATCCATCCCTTTACCTTCGGAGACGAACCAGCCAACGCGGGCGATACTGTCGGAGTGCAATGTATGGTGACGAAGGGCGACACGCCTGTCAATATCACTTGGCACTTAAATGGGAAACCAACTAGTGATATTCAGGGAATCACAGTGACTAGAATCGGACATAAGTCAAGCAGCCTGTCTATAGATTCAGTGGCATCCGTTCACACAGGAATATACACTTGTTCAGCCGCCAACAGAGCTGGATATGCTAATTACTCAACTGAGTTGGCTGTTAACG TTCCCCCCCGCTGGATTATTGAGCCCACTGATAAGGCATTTGCACAAGGCTCTGATGCTAAAGTTGAATGTAAAGCCGATGGGTTCCCTAAGCCCCAAGTGACGTGGAAGCGGGCTGAAG GTGATACCCCTGGTGATTACAAAGATCTTAAACCAAACAACCCTAACGTAAAAGTTGAGGACGGAACATTGACAATTGCTAATATTCAGAAAACGAATGAGGGATACTACTTGTGCGAAGCTGTAAATGGAATCGGTTCAGGACTGTCTGCTGTTATTCTAATTAGCGTTCAAG CTCCACCCCAATTCGAAATTAAAATGAGAAACCAGACTGCTCGCCGAAGTGAACCCGCTGTCCTACAATGCCAAGCTAAAGGAGAAAAG CCAATTGGAATAATTTGGAACATGAACAACAAACGCCTCGAACCCAAATCTGACCCACGATACACCATTCGCGAAGAAATCCTGCCTGGTGGTGTTGTCTCCGACCTTAGCATCCGAAGGACCGAACGATCAGATAGCGCTCTATTCACTTGTGTAGCTACCAATGCTTTTGGTTCTGATGATACCAGCATCAACATGATCATTCAAG AGGTACCCGAAGCTCCCTATGGCCTTAAAGTCTTGGACAAATCTGGAAGGACCGTGCAACTGTCATGGGCAGCTCCTTATGATGGTAACTCTCCAATCAAGAAGTTCCTCATTGAATACAAACGAGCCAAGGGCAACTGGGAAAAAGACATTGACAG AGTTCTTGTACCCGGAGATACGACTGAAGCAGGAGTGTTTAGCTTGAGACCCGCCACTGCCTATCACATCAGGATTGTTGCTGAAAATGAACTGGGAACTTCTGAGCCATCTGAGACTGTTACCATTATCACCGCTGAAGAAGCCCCCACTGGTCCCCCACAAGACTGCAAAGTTGATGCCGTTGATAAGCATACCCTCCGCGTCACCTGGAAGCCTCCCCCACCACAAGACTGGAACGGTGACCTCCAAgg ATACTACGTTGGTTACAAACTGGCGTCTAGCAATAAGTCCTTCGTGTTTGAAACCGTCGACATCTCTAAGGAATCTGGCAAAGAACATCACCTGGACATTCTAAACTTGAA GACTTACACGCAATACGCCATTGTAGTACAAGCGTTCAACAAGATGGGATCAGGCCCCGTGTCCGGAGAAGTACGAGCTTATACCGCTGAAGGTGCCCCATCTGCTCCACCACAAGACGTTCTCTGCACTACGCTTACGGCACAAACTATCCGTGTATCATGGGTGTCTCCTCCTCTTGCTGCTGCCAACGGACTTATCAAGGCTTACAAAGTGATTTACGGACCTAGCGAGACTTGGTATG atgaAAAGTCAAAGGATACCAAGATTACGGCCAGCAGCGAAACTATCCTCCACGGACTTAAGAAATTCACAAACTACTCGATGGAAGTGCTTGCGACTACCAACGGAGGCGATGGCGTCCGATCTGCACCTATTCACTGCCAAACTGAACAAGACG TACCCGAAGCTCCTCGTGCCGTGAAAGCATTAGTTATGGGACAAGACTCGATCCTGGTGTCATGGAGGCCTCCTGCGCAACCCAACGGTGTTGTTACTCATTACAATGTCTACACTCAGGCACAGAACGCTGAACCCCATCCCAACAAG GTACCAGCTTCTCAAACTAGCTACTCCGCAACTGAACTGAAAGCCGGCCGTTACGACTTCTGGGTCACCGCGTCTACCATCATCGGCGAAGGCCAACCCTCAGCCACCGCTTCATGCAGCCCAAGCGACAAAG TTCCCGCCAAGATCGCATCATTCGATGAATCGTTCACTGCTACCTACAAGGAAGATGTCAAACTGCCCTGCCTTGCCGTCGGTGTTCCTCCTCCTAACATTTTGTGGAAG gtGAAAGGCCACCCCCTGGAAGCTTCGGAACGTGTGCGTCAATTGCCCGAAGGATCCCTGCAGATTGCTGGTGTAGCTCGTGAGGACGCCGGCGAATACTCATGCCATGTTGACAATCAATTCGGAACTGACACTGTTACCCACACGCTCTCGGTACTCG CTCCTCCCTTCCCGCCTCAGCTTAGCATCGCGTCGTCGTCCGTGTCCTCTCTCACTCTCCGCCTGAAGCCTTCCGTCGAAGTAGACCAGTCGCCCGCTGCAGGATACACCATCCACTACAAACAAGAATTTGGAGATTGGGAAACCGTAcag ATTCCAAGCACCACTGACACCTACACTTTGGAAAACCTTTTCTGCGGATCAAGATATCAACTCTACGTTACAGCTTACAATGG CATCGGCACTGGTGAGGCTTCAGACGTGGTGATCGCCCGCACTCGTGGTTCCAAGCCCCCGGTACCTCGCGCCGCTGATTTCATCGAAGTTGGAAGCTCCTCAGTGACTCTGCACCTCAAACAATGGTTGGACGGCGGATGCCCCATGAGCCACTTTGTCGTTGAGAACAAGAAGAA GGGTGCTGCTGAATGGAATCAAATCTCCAACGCTGTGAAACCTGGCGGAAACTTCGTCGTACTCG ATCTGGAACCTGCCACTTGGTATGTACTGAGGATTACGGCCCACAACAACGCTGGATTCAACGTCGCCGAATATGAATTTGCCACGCTTACCATGACCGGAG GAACCATTGCTCCCTTACCTGGCAACGTCGGTACCGACAAGGAACTGCCCCCCTGGGTCAAGGCTTGGCTGGAACCAGAAGTCTTAGTACCAATTTTGGCAACGATCGTGGTGTTCATCGTAGGCGTGGTGGTGATCTGTTTGACCTTAGCTCGCAGGAACACCCCACATCGCCTGCGAGGTCAGAAGgacatgtatt ACGACGCAGTGTACAACGCATCGCAGGCTGCgctgggcggcggcggcggcacgCTGGACAAGCGCGGCGGACTGAGGGACGAGCTCGGCTACATCGCGCCCCCCAACCGCAAGCTGCCTCCCGTGCCCGGCTCCAACTACAACACGTGCGACCGCGTCAAGCGACAGGCCGTCATCA TGGGCGCGCACTCGACGTGGGACCCGCGCCGCCACCACTACGAGCGCGTCCGTCGCCCGCGCCTGCGCAGGGCCGGCTCCGGAGACACCGCCTCCACAG GCATGGAAGACGAAATCTGCCCCTACGCGACGTTCCACCTGCTAGGCTTCCGCGAGGAGATGGACCCCAGCAAGGCGCTGGCCTTCCCGCACCACCACCCCGCCCACGCCGGTACTCTCGCCCACCCTCACCCTCACCACCCAGCTCACTCTCGCGCCGGATCCCAGAGCATG CCTCGTGCCAACAGCCGCTATGCCCGCAAGAACTCTCAGGGAGGACAGAGCGCCATCTACTCGACTGCCCCCGAATACGACGACCCGGCCACCTGCGCTGAAGAAGACCAATAC CGTGCCCGTTACTCTCGCCCGATGTACGCCTGTGGACCTGAGTACGACGAGCCTGCTTGCTGCGCTCCCGAAGACGAACAATACACCGGCGCTTACGGCACTCCCTACTCCGATCACTATGGATCTCGCCCTAGCATTG CTTACGTGTCAGGTACCCGCAAGTGCGGCGGATCCCCCGAGCCTCCCCCACCCCCTCCACGCAACGCCAACAACGACAACAACTGCTCCTCCTCATTCAATGAAAGCAAGGACTCGAACGAAATCTCCGAAGCCGAATGCGACCAGCCACGCAACTATCCCG TAAGGGCCCACACTGCTAAGGACGGCTTGCACAGCGAGGAAATGAGGAAACTCATTGACAG ACCAGAAGCAACCACCCCAATCCCCCAGCAAGCAGTCCACGGGCGGGGACTCACAGCCTACGATACTGTGGCAGTGTAA
- the LOC118265174 gene encoding cell adhesion molecule Dscam2 isoform X38, with translation MSFIGFTALVALAAIGSVLCEDETIGPIFMKEPANRVDFSNTTGATVECAARGSPTPDIIWVRSDGTAVGDVPGLRQVQANGNLLFPPFRAEDYRQEVHAQVYACLARNSVGTIHSRDVNVRAVVAQHYDTDVNKEYVILGNSIVLKCQVPSFVADFIEVLSWHTDDNEDFLPGDNYEGKYLVLPSGELHIRDVGPEDGYKSYQCRTKHRLTGETRLSATKGRLVITEPVGSKAPSFSTESALSSIKRHQGQSFALLCQAQAFPVPIFRWYKFVEGTTRKQPVTLDDRVKQVSGTLIIKEAKVEDSGKYLCVVNNSVGGESVETVLTVTAPLKATVEPATQTVDFGRPAVFTCRYEGNPVKTITWLKDGKDMKHHDATLRIESVKKEDKGMYQCFIRNDQESAGASAELKLGGRFEPPLIRHSFGEQTFRSGPSLRLKCVASGNPTPDIAWLLDGEKLTSGERLQIGQFVTADGNVESHLNISSVHTNDGGLYTCIASSKVGSASHAARVNVYGLPYVRPMKKRPVVAGDNLIVHCPVAGYPIDSIVWERDNRVLPINRKQKVFPNGTLVIENVERMSDEATYTCVAKNSQGYTAKGTLEVQVMVPPHIIPFSAEEPVFAGESIQLGCHVSKGDVPIKINWSFHGQELSSHQGIATMKIGERTSLLTISSLQASHSGEYSCHAANAAGLAVHSTTVNVHVPPRWIIEPTDKAFAQGSDAKVECKADGFPKPQVTWKRAEGDTPGDYKDLKPNNPNVKVEDGTLTIANIQKTNEGYYLCEAVNGIGSGLSAVILISVQAPPQFEIKMRNQTARRSEPAVLQCQAKGEKPIGIIWNMNNKRLEPKSDPRYTIREEILPGGVVSDLSIRRTERSDSALFTCVATNAFGSDDTSINMIIQEVPEAPYGLKVLDKSGRTVQLSWAAPYDGNSPIKKFLIEYKRAKGNWEKDIDRVLVPGDTTEAGVFSLRPATAYHIRIVAENELGTSEPSETVTIITAEEAPTGPPQDCKVDAVDKHTLRVTWKPPPPQDWNGDLQGYYVGYKLASSNKSFVFETVDISKESGKEHHLDILNLKTYTQYAIVVQAFNKMGSGPVSGEVRAYTAEGAPSAPPQDVLCTTLTAQTIRVSWVSPPLAAANGLIKAYKVIYGPSETWYDEKSKDTKITASSETILHGLKKFTNYSMEVLATTNGGDGVRSAPIHCQTEQDVPEAPRAVKALVMGQDSILVSWRPPAQPNGVVTHYNVYTQAQNAEPHPNKVPASQTSYSATELKAGRYDFWVTASTIIGEGQPSATASCSPSDKVPAKIASFDESFTATYKEDVKLPCLAVGVPPPNILWKVKGHPLEASERVRQLPEGSLQIAGVAREDAGEYSCHVDNQFGTDTVTHTLSVLAPPFPPQLSIASSSVSSLTLRLKPSVEVDQSPAAGYTIHYKQEFGDWETVQIPSTTDTYTLENLFCGSRYQLYVTAYNGIGTGEASDVVIARTRGSKPPVPRAADFIEVGSSSVTLHLKQWLDGGCPMSHFVVENKKKGAAEWNQISNAVKPGGNFVVLDLEPATWYVLRITAHNNAGFNVAEYEFATLTMTGGTIAPLPGNVGTDKELPPWVKAWLEPEVLVPILATIVVFIVGVVVICLTLARRNTPHRLRGQKDMYYDAVYNASQAALGGGGGTLDKRGGLRDELGYIAPPNRKLPPVPGSNYNTCDRVKRQAVIMGAHSTWDPRRHHYERVRRPRLRRAGSGDTASTGMEDEICPYATFHLLGFREEMDPSKALAFPHHHPAHAGTLAHPHPHHPAHSRAGSQSMPRANSRYARKNSQGGQSAIYSTAPEYDDPATCAEEDQYRARYSRPMYACGPEYDEPACCAPEDEQYTGAYGTPYSDHYGSRPSIAYVSGTRKCGGSPEPPPPPPRNANNDNNCSSSFNESKDSNEISEAECDQPRNYPVRAHTAKDGLHSEEMRKLIDRPEATTPIPQQAVHGRGLTAYDTVAV, from the exons AGGGTAAATACTTGGTACTTCCATCTGGAGAATTGCATATTCGAGATGTCGGACCCGAGGATGGTTACAAATCATACCAATGTAGAACAAAGCACAGGCTTACTGGTGAAACCCGACTTTCTGCTACTAAGGGACGACTTGTCATTACCG AACCCGTCGGATCCAAAGCTCCTTCTTTTTCGACTGAATCAGCTCTTTCGTCTATAAAAAGGCATCAAGGTCAAAGTTTTGCTCTACTTTGTCAAGCTCAAGCTTTTCCTGTTCCAATTTTCAG ATGGTACAAGTTCGTGGAAGGTACAACCAGGAAACAGCCTGTTACGCTCGATGATAGAGTAAAACAAGTATCAGGAACCTTGATTATCAAAGAGGCTAAAGTTGAAGACTCCGGCAAATATTTATGCGTTGTCAATAACTCCGTTGGTG GCGAGTCCGTAGAAACTGTCTTGACTGTAACCGCTCCGTTGAAAGCTACCGTTGAGCCAGCTACTCAGACCGTAGATTTTGGAAGGCCTGCCGTATTTACCTGCAGATATGAGGGTAACCCTGTTAAAACGATCACTTGGCTTAAGGACGGCAAGGACATGAAGCACCATGATGCTACCCTCAG gaTTGAATCGGTAAAGAAGGAAGACAAGGGCATGTATCAATGTTTCATTAGGAACGACCAAGAAAGTGCGGGAGCCAGCGCTGAGTTGAAATTGGGAGGCCGAT TCGAACCACCGCTGATCCGTCACAGCTTTGGAGAACAGACATTCCGTTCTGGCCCATCTCTACGTCTTAAATGCGTCGCATCTGGCAACCCTACCCCCGACATCGCGTGGCTCCTGGACGGCGAGAAACTGACCAGCGGAGAAAGACTTCAGATCGGACAATTTGTCACCGCTGACGGCAATGTTGAATCTCACTTGAACATTTCTTCTGTGCACACGAACGACGGCGGATTGTACACATGCATCGCATCCAGCAAG GTCGGCAGTGCTTCCCACGCGGCTCGCGTCAACGTCTACGGCTTACCCTACGTGCGACCCATGAAGAAACGTCCCGTGGTCGCTGGTGACAACCTCATCGTACACTGCCCCGTGGCCGGCTATCCGATTGACTCTATCGTTTGGGAACGAGACAACAG GGTACTCCCCATCAACCGCAAGCAGAAAGTTTTCCCTAACGGCACCCTCGTCATCGAGAACGTGGAGCGAATGAGCGACGAAGCGACCTACACCTGCGTGGCCAAGAACTCTCAGGGATACACCGCTAAGGGAACATTAGAAGTACAAGTCATGG TTCCTCCTCACATCATCCCATTTTCGGCCGAAGAGCCTGTTTTCGCCGGCGAATCAATACAATTGGGATGCCATGTATCAAAAGGCGATGTacctataaaaatcaattggaGTTTTCATGGCCAAGAATTATCCTCACATCAAGGAATAGCTACAATGAAGATTGGCGAACGGACATCGTTGTTGACGATATCTAGTTTACAAGCTAGCCACAGCGGCGAATATTCTTGCCATGCCGCTAACGCCGCTGGCCTGGCAGTTCATTCAACCACAGTTAATGTTCATG TTCCCCCCCGCTGGATTATTGAGCCCACTGATAAGGCATTTGCACAAGGCTCTGATGCTAAAGTTGAATGTAAAGCCGATGGGTTCCCTAAGCCCCAAGTGACGTGGAAGCGGGCTGAAG GTGATACCCCTGGTGATTACAAAGATCTTAAACCAAACAACCCTAACGTAAAAGTTGAGGACGGAACATTGACAATTGCTAATATTCAGAAAACGAATGAGGGATACTACTTGTGCGAAGCTGTAAATGGAATCGGTTCAGGACTGTCTGCTGTTATTCTAATTAGCGTTCAAG CTCCACCCCAATTCGAAATTAAAATGAGAAACCAGACTGCTCGCCGAAGTGAACCCGCTGTCCTACAATGCCAAGCTAAAGGAGAAAAG CCAATTGGAATAATTTGGAACATGAACAACAAACGCCTCGAACCCAAATCTGACCCACGATACACCATTCGCGAAGAAATCCTGCCTGGTGGTGTTGTCTCCGACCTTAGCATCCGAAGGACCGAACGATCAGATAGCGCTCTATTCACTTGTGTAGCTACCAATGCTTTTGGTTCTGATGATACCAGCATCAACATGATCATTCAAG AGGTACCCGAAGCTCCCTATGGCCTTAAAGTCTTGGACAAATCTGGAAGGACCGTGCAACTGTCATGGGCAGCTCCTTATGATGGTAACTCTCCAATCAAGAAGTTCCTCATTGAATACAAACGAGCCAAGGGCAACTGGGAAAAAGACATTGACAG AGTTCTTGTACCCGGAGATACGACTGAAGCAGGAGTGTTTAGCTTGAGACCCGCCACTGCCTATCACATCAGGATTGTTGCTGAAAATGAACTGGGAACTTCTGAGCCATCTGAGACTGTTACCATTATCACCGCTGAAGAAGCCCCCACTGGTCCCCCACAAGACTGCAAAGTTGATGCCGTTGATAAGCATACCCTCCGCGTCACCTGGAAGCCTCCCCCACCACAAGACTGGAACGGTGACCTCCAAgg ATACTACGTTGGTTACAAACTGGCGTCTAGCAATAAGTCCTTCGTGTTTGAAACCGTCGACATCTCTAAGGAATCTGGCAAAGAACATCACCTGGACATTCTAAACTTGAA GACTTACACGCAATACGCCATTGTAGTACAAGCGTTCAACAAGATGGGATCAGGCCCCGTGTCCGGAGAAGTACGAGCTTATACCGCTGAAGGTGCCCCATCTGCTCCACCACAAGACGTTCTCTGCACTACGCTTACGGCACAAACTATCCGTGTATCATGGGTGTCTCCTCCTCTTGCTGCTGCCAACGGACTTATCAAGGCTTACAAAGTGATTTACGGACCTAGCGAGACTTGGTATG atgaAAAGTCAAAGGATACCAAGATTACGGCCAGCAGCGAAACTATCCTCCACGGACTTAAGAAATTCACAAACTACTCGATGGAAGTGCTTGCGACTACCAACGGAGGCGATGGCGTCCGATCTGCACCTATTCACTGCCAAACTGAACAAGACG TACCCGAAGCTCCTCGTGCCGTGAAAGCATTAGTTATGGGACAAGACTCGATCCTGGTGTCATGGAGGCCTCCTGCGCAACCCAACGGTGTTGTTACTCATTACAATGTCTACACTCAGGCACAGAACGCTGAACCCCATCCCAACAAG GTACCAGCTTCTCAAACTAGCTACTCCGCAACTGAACTGAAAGCCGGCCGTTACGACTTCTGGGTCACCGCGTCTACCATCATCGGCGAAGGCCAACCCTCAGCCACCGCTTCATGCAGCCCAAGCGACAAAG TTCCCGCCAAGATCGCATCATTCGATGAATCGTTCACTGCTACCTACAAGGAAGATGTCAAACTGCCCTGCCTTGCCGTCGGTGTTCCTCCTCCTAACATTTTGTGGAAG gtGAAAGGCCACCCCCTGGAAGCTTCGGAACGTGTGCGTCAATTGCCCGAAGGATCCCTGCAGATTGCTGGTGTAGCTCGTGAGGACGCCGGCGAATACTCATGCCATGTTGACAATCAATTCGGAACTGACACTGTTACCCACACGCTCTCGGTACTCG CTCCTCCCTTCCCGCCTCAGCTTAGCATCGCGTCGTCGTCCGTGTCCTCTCTCACTCTCCGCCTGAAGCCTTCCGTCGAAGTAGACCAGTCGCCCGCTGCAGGATACACCATCCACTACAAACAAGAATTTGGAGATTGGGAAACCGTAcag ATTCCAAGCACCACTGACACCTACACTTTGGAAAACCTTTTCTGCGGATCAAGATATCAACTCTACGTTACAGCTTACAATGG CATCGGCACTGGTGAGGCTTCAGACGTGGTGATCGCCCGCACTCGTGGTTCCAAGCCCCCGGTACCTCGCGCCGCTGATTTCATCGAAGTTGGAAGCTCCTCAGTGACTCTGCACCTCAAACAATGGTTGGACGGCGGATGCCCCATGAGCCACTTTGTCGTTGAGAACAAGAAGAA GGGTGCTGCTGAATGGAATCAAATCTCCAACGCTGTGAAACCTGGCGGAAACTTCGTCGTACTCG ATCTGGAACCTGCCACTTGGTATGTACTGAGGATTACGGCCCACAACAACGCTGGATTCAACGTCGCCGAATATGAATTTGCCACGCTTACCATGACCGGAG GAACCATTGCTCCCTTACCTGGCAACGTCGGTACCGACAAGGAACTGCCCCCCTGGGTCAAGGCTTGGCTGGAACCAGAAGTCTTAGTACCAATTTTGGCAACGATCGTGGTGTTCATCGTAGGCGTGGTGGTGATCTGTTTGACCTTAGCTCGCAGGAACACCCCACATCGCCTGCGAGGTCAGAAGgacatgtatt ACGACGCAGTGTACAACGCATCGCAGGCTGCgctgggcggcggcggcggcacgCTGGACAAGCGCGGCGGACTGAGGGACGAGCTCGGCTACATCGCGCCCCCCAACCGCAAGCTGCCTCCCGTGCCCGGCTCCAACTACAACACGTGCGACCGCGTCAAGCGACAGGCCGTCATCA TGGGCGCGCACTCGACGTGGGACCCGCGCCGCCACCACTACGAGCGCGTCCGTCGCCCGCGCCTGCGCAGGGCCGGCTCCGGAGACACCGCCTCCACAG GCATGGAAGACGAAATCTGCCCCTACGCGACGTTCCACCTGCTAGGCTTCCGCGAGGAGATGGACCCCAGCAAGGCGCTGGCCTTCCCGCACCACCACCCCGCCCACGCCGGTACTCTCGCCCACCCTCACCCTCACCACCCAGCTCACTCTCGCGCCGGATCCCAGAGCATG CCTCGTGCCAACAGCCGCTATGCCCGCAAGAACTCTCAGGGAGGACAGAGCGCCATCTACTCGACTGCCCCCGAATACGACGACCCGGCCACCTGCGCTGAAGAAGACCAATAC CGTGCCCGTTACTCTCGCCCGATGTACGCCTGTGGACCTGAGTACGACGAGCCTGCTTGCTGCGCTCCCGAAGACGAACAATACACCGGCGCTTACGGCACTCCCTACTCCGATCACTATGGATCTCGCCCTAGCATTG CTTACGTGTCAGGTACCCGCAAGTGCGGCGGATCCCCCGAGCCTCCCCCACCCCCTCCACGCAACGCCAACAACGACAACAACTGCTCCTCCTCATTCAATGAAAGCAAGGACTCGAACGAAATCTCCGAAGCCGAATGCGACCAGCCACGCAACTATCCCG TAAGGGCCCACACTGCTAAGGACGGCTTGCACAGCGAGGAAATGAGGAAACTCATTGACAG ACCAGAAGCAACCACCCCAATCCCCCAGCAAGCAGTCCACGGGCGGGGACTCACAGCCTACGATACTGTGGCAGTGTAA